From one Musa acuminata AAA Group cultivar baxijiao chromosome BXJ2-6, Cavendish_Baxijiao_AAA, whole genome shotgun sequence genomic stretch:
- the LOC103988659 gene encoding probable glycosyltransferase At5g03795 isoform X2 produces MAGKPLPSAATAACSIQRSLLAVAALTLICFSLLSLRSLRSSPQFPSPEVLEVAVAEVSSDLSSRMLAPSSIYHSPDVFLKNYAEMERKFKVFIYPDGDPNTYFQTPRKLTGKYSSEGYFFQNIRESRFRTEDADQADLFFVPISCHKMRGKGISYENMTIIVQNYVESLISKYPYWNRTMGADHFFVTCHDVGVRAFEGLQMVVKNSIRVVCSPSYDVGYIPHKDIALPQVLQPFALPPGGNDIENRTILGFWAGHRNSKIRVILARVWENDTELAISNNRISRATGELVYQKQFYRTKFCICPGGSQVNSARIADSIHYGCIPVIISNYYDLPFNDILDWQKFSVILKESDVYQLKSILKSIPHEKFVELHEHLVEVQKHFEWHSPPIPYDAFHMVMYELWLRHHVIKY; encoded by the exons ATGGCCGGAAAGCCGCTGCCCTCCGCGGCCACGGCCGCCTGCTCTATCCAGCGCTCTCTCCTCGCTGTCGCTGCCCTTACCCTGATCTGCTTCAGCCTCCTCTCTCTCAGATCCCTCCGCTCGTCTCCCCAATTTCCCTCCCCGGAGGTACTCGAA GTGGCTGTGGCCGAAGTTTCCAGCGATCTTTCCAGCCGGATGCTGGCCCCTTCCTCGATCTACCACTCCCCGGACGTCTTCTTGAAGAACTACGCGGAGATGGAGAGGAAATTTAAGGTTTTTATCTACCCGGATGGGGATCCGAATACCTACTTCCAGACACCGCGGAAGCTGACTGGGAAGTACTCCAGCGAGGGGTACTTCTTCCAGAACATCCGCGAGAGCCGCTTCCGGACGGAGGATGCCGATCAGGCCGACCTGTTCTTTGTGCCCATATCGTGCCATAAGATGAGAGGGAAG GGCATATCATATGAGAATATGACCATCATAGTTCAAAATTATGTTGAAAGCTTGATAAGTAAATATCCATATTGGAATAGAACCATGGGTGCAGATCACTTTTTTGTAACTTGCCATGATGTTGGTGTGAGAGCATTTGAAGGACTTCAAATGGTTGTAAAGAATTCAATTCGGGTTGTCTGTTCGCCAAGCTATGATGTTGGTTACATCCCACACAAGGATATAGCTCTTCCCCAAGTGCTGCAGCCATTTGCTCTGCCACCAGGAGGAAATGATATTGAGAACAG GACTATACTTGGATTTTGGGCAGGCCATAGAAACTCAAAGATAAGAGTCATATTAGCTCGTGTATGGGAGAATGACACAGAGCTTGCCATTAGCAATAATCGCATAAGCAGAGCTACTGGAGAGTTGGTCTATCAGAAGCAGTTCTACAGGACGAAGTTCTGCATATGTCCAGGTGGTTCCCAAGTCAACAGTGCTCGCATAGCAGACTCCATTCACTATGGATGTATTCCAG TAATTATATCCAATTACTATGATCTGCCATTTAATGACATCCTTGACTGGCAGAAGTTCTCTGTTATACTCAAGGAGAGTGATGTCTACCAGCTTAAGTCTATTCTGAAGTCCATACCACATGAGAAGTTTGTTGAGTTGCATGAGCACTTAGTTGAG GTTCAGAAGCACTTCGAATGGCACTCACCTCCAATACCATACGATGCATTCCACATGGTAATGTACGAACTTTGGCTACGGCACCATGTCATCAAGTACTGA
- the LOC103988659 gene encoding probable glycosyltransferase At5g03795 isoform X1, with protein MAGKPLPSAATAACSIQRSLLAVAALTLICFSLLSLRSLRSSPQFPSPEVAVAEVSSDLSSRMLAPSSIYHSPDVFLKNYAEMERKFKVFIYPDGDPNTYFQTPRKLTGKYSSEGYFFQNIRESRFRTEDADQADLFFVPISCHKMRGKGISYENMTIIVQNYVESLISKYPYWNRTMGADHFFVTCHDVGVRAFEGLQMVVKNSIRVVCSPSYDVGYIPHKDIALPQVLQPFALPPGGNDIENRTILGFWAGHRNSKIRVILARVWENDTELAISNNRISRATGELVYQKQFYRTKFCICPGGSQVNSARIADSIHYGCIPVIISNYYDLPFNDILDWQKFSVILKESDVYQLKSILKSIPHEKFVELHEHLVEVQKHFEWHSPPIPYDAFHMVMYELWLRHHVIKY; from the exons ATGGCCGGAAAGCCGCTGCCCTCCGCGGCCACGGCCGCCTGCTCTATCCAGCGCTCTCTCCTCGCTGTCGCTGCCCTTACCCTGATCTGCTTCAGCCTCCTCTCTCTCAGATCCCTCCGCTCGTCTCCCCAATTTCCCTCCCCGGAG GTGGCTGTGGCCGAAGTTTCCAGCGATCTTTCCAGCCGGATGCTGGCCCCTTCCTCGATCTACCACTCCCCGGACGTCTTCTTGAAGAACTACGCGGAGATGGAGAGGAAATTTAAGGTTTTTATCTACCCGGATGGGGATCCGAATACCTACTTCCAGACACCGCGGAAGCTGACTGGGAAGTACTCCAGCGAGGGGTACTTCTTCCAGAACATCCGCGAGAGCCGCTTCCGGACGGAGGATGCCGATCAGGCCGACCTGTTCTTTGTGCCCATATCGTGCCATAAGATGAGAGGGAAG GGCATATCATATGAGAATATGACCATCATAGTTCAAAATTATGTTGAAAGCTTGATAAGTAAATATCCATATTGGAATAGAACCATGGGTGCAGATCACTTTTTTGTAACTTGCCATGATGTTGGTGTGAGAGCATTTGAAGGACTTCAAATGGTTGTAAAGAATTCAATTCGGGTTGTCTGTTCGCCAAGCTATGATGTTGGTTACATCCCACACAAGGATATAGCTCTTCCCCAAGTGCTGCAGCCATTTGCTCTGCCACCAGGAGGAAATGATATTGAGAACAG GACTATACTTGGATTTTGGGCAGGCCATAGAAACTCAAAGATAAGAGTCATATTAGCTCGTGTATGGGAGAATGACACAGAGCTTGCCATTAGCAATAATCGCATAAGCAGAGCTACTGGAGAGTTGGTCTATCAGAAGCAGTTCTACAGGACGAAGTTCTGCATATGTCCAGGTGGTTCCCAAGTCAACAGTGCTCGCATAGCAGACTCCATTCACTATGGATGTATTCCAG TAATTATATCCAATTACTATGATCTGCCATTTAATGACATCCTTGACTGGCAGAAGTTCTCTGTTATACTCAAGGAGAGTGATGTCTACCAGCTTAAGTCTATTCTGAAGTCCATACCACATGAGAAGTTTGTTGAGTTGCATGAGCACTTAGTTGAG GTTCAGAAGCACTTCGAATGGCACTCACCTCCAATACCATACGATGCATTCCACATGGTAATGTACGAACTTTGGCTACGGCACCATGTCATCAAGTACTGA